The following coding sequences lie in one Musa acuminata AAA Group cultivar baxijiao chromosome BXJ1-8, Cavendish_Baxijiao_AAA, whole genome shotgun sequence genomic window:
- the LOC135588272 gene encoding galactan beta-1,4-galactosyltransferase GALS1-like: MKANMRKEGEHGVPPAMPFPLPRFDLKAFAVTLVVLTLLMAAWQLQPYRPFLSFRAFCPPPTAASPTPLQSSTLASSSPSPASASAIPIPGSGLPVQAPSDPNKRVFRAYGSAAALFVQMGAYRGGPATFSVVGLASKPTHVYGTPWYKCEWLPNPNPSAGANASSQPIRAKAYKMLPDWGYGRVYTVVVVNCTFPSNPNADNVGGKLLLHAYYSVQSRRYEKFVALEESPGAYDESLYRPPFKYDYLYCGSSLYGDLNPNRIREWMAYHAFFFGPNSHFVFHDAGGVGPEVRAVLEPWVKAGRATVQDIRAQAEFDGYYHNQFLVVNDCLHRYRHAANWTFYFDVDEYLYLPEGRTLESVLANLSAYTQFTIEQNPMSSKLCALDSKDYSRDWGFEKLVFRNSITRVRRDRKYAIQAKNAYATGVHMSENIIGKTTHKTEDMIRYYHYHNSINVLGEPCREFVPSPAQGNVTWFEKIPYVYDDNMKRLAETIKRFEKQTIGSIGR; this comes from the exons ATGAAGGCCAACATGAGAAAAGAAGGGGAGCATGGAGTTCCCCCAGCCATGCCGTTCCCTCTCCCCCGTTTTGACTTGAAGGCCTTCGCGGTCACCCTGGTCGTCCTCACACTCCTCATGGCCGCGTGGCAGCTCCAACCTTACCGGCCCTTCCTCTCCTTCCGCGCCTTTTGCCCTCCCCCCACCGCCGCCTCCCCAACTCCGCTCCAAAGTTCGACGCTtgcttcctcctctccctcccctgCATCCGCTTCCGCGATTCCGATTCCCGGATCTGGACTTCCCGTCCAGGCTCCCTCCGACCCCAACAAGCGGGTCTTCCGGGCCTATGGCAGTGCCGCCGCCCTGTTCGTCCAGATGGGCGCCTACCGAGGCGGCCCGGCCACCTTCTCCGTCGTCGGCCTCGCCTCCAAGCCCACCCACGTCTACGGCACCCCGTGGTACAAATGCGAGTGGCTTCCCAACCCCAATCCCTCGGCCGGCGCCAACGCCTCCTCGCAGCCCATTAGGGCCAAGGCGTACAAGATGCTCCCCGACTGGGGCTACGGCCGCGTCTACACCGTCGTCGTCGTCAACTGCACCTTCCCCTCCAACCCCAACGCCGACAACGTCGGCGGCAAGCTCCTCCTCCACGCCTACTACTCCGTCCAGTCCCGGAGATACGAAAAGTTCGTAGCTTTGGAGGAATCTCCGGGCGCCTACGACGAGTCCCTTTACCGGCCGCCGTTCAAGTACGACTACTTGTACTGTGGATCCTCCCTCTACGGTGATCTGAACCCCAACAGGATCCGGGAGTGGATGGCCTACCACGCCTTCTTCTTCGGCCCGAACTCGCATTTCGTCTTCCACGACGCCGGGGGAGTCGGGCCCGAGGTGCGAGCTGTGCTGGAGCCATGGGTGAAGGCGGGTCGGGCGACAGTGCAGGACATCAGGGCGCAGGCAGAGTTCGACGGCTACTACCATAACCAGTTCTTGGTAGTCAATGATTGCTTGCACAGGTACCGACACGCCGCCAACTGGACCTTCTACTTCGATGTGGATGAGTACCTGTACCTGCCGGAGGGGAGGACGCTGGAGTCGGTGCTGGCGAACCTCTCTGCCTACACACAGTTCACCATCGAGCAGAATCCCATGTCCAGCAAACTGTGCGCGCTCGATTCCAAGGACTACTCCAG AGACTGGGGTTTCGAGAAGCTGGTGTTCCGCAACTCGATCACCAGAGTGCGGCGAGATCGGAAGTACGCGATCCAGGCCAAGAACGCGTACGCCACAGGAGTACACATGTCGGAGAACATCATCGGAAAGACTACCCACAAGACCGAGGACATGATCCGCTACTACCACTACCACAACTCCATCAACGTGCTGGGCGAGCCGTGCCGGGAGTTCGTGCCATCGCCGGCCCAAGGCAATGTGACATGGTTCGAGAAGATCCCGTACGTGTATGATGACAACATGAAGCGTCTGGCTGAGACCATCAAGCGCTTTGAGAAGCAAACCATTGGAAGCATCGGAAGATAA